One candidate division WOR-3 bacterium DNA window includes the following coding sequences:
- a CDS encoding CopG family transcriptional regulator, whose protein sequence is MKDKVTIKIPRPLYEKLKKIIEGTGFRSVNEFVIYVLRDLLSIKEKDKEEIELTKEEIKKIKERLKNLGYF, encoded by the coding sequence TTGAAAGATAAGGTTACAATAAAAATTCCACGCCCTCTTTATGAGAAATTAAAGAAAATTATAGAAGGAACGGGTTTTAGAAGTGTTAATGAATTTGTAATCTATGTTCTCAGAGATTTACTCTCCATAAAAGAAAAAGATAAAGAGGAAATTGAACTAACAAAAGAAGAAATCAAGAAAATAAAAGAAAGACTGAAAAATTTAGGATACTTTTAA
- the ftsH gene encoding ATP-dependent zinc metalloprotease FtsH: MNDKDKREKVLNLTQIIVWIGIFVLVALFLAYYTEKNLKVLNITYSEFIQEVEKGNIKKVIVSEKELQGYFKNPKEVKGLNFTEFKLSLPMEKPDILDFLVKKKVEVETKVKSPFIDILLGYLPWLLVFLGIWFLFFRQIQAGNSKAFSFIKVRAKLITDKKPDVTFNDVAGCDEAKEELKEVVEFLKSPQKFQKLGAKIPKGVLLVGPPGTGKTLLARAVAGEAGVPFLSISGSDFVELFVGVGAARVRDLFEQARKNAPCIIFIDEIDAVGRLRGAGLGGGHDEREQTLNQILVEMDGFDPREGIIVMAATNRPDILDPALLRPGRFDRRIVLPIPDVKGREEIIKIHSKNKPLGEDVDFGVIAKGTPGFSGADLANLVNEAALLAARKGKEKITMEDFEEAKDKILMGVARKSMVLSQREREQVAYHESGHAILSVLLPNADPIHKVTIIPRGQALGVTQQLPKDDRHIYPKEYLLDQLTVLMGGRVAEKIVFNTLSTGAANDIEMATQIARKMVGEWGMSEKIGPVSFAKEDEEIFLGRELSLKRGISEKISEMIDEEVKRIVEEAEKRAEEILRSKVNALNKLAQVLLEKEVLDSEEVKKIVNEN; the protein is encoded by the coding sequence ATGAATGATAAAGATAAAAGGGAAAAGGTTTTAAATTTAACTCAAATTATTGTATGGATAGGTATTTTTGTTCTTGTAGCATTATTTTTAGCTTATTATACAGAGAAAAATTTAAAAGTTTTAAATATAACCTATTCTGAATTCATTCAGGAAGTTGAGAAAGGCAACATAAAAAAAGTAATTGTATCAGAAAAAGAACTTCAGGGTTATTTTAAAAATCCAAAAGAGGTTAAGGGTTTAAATTTTACAGAATTTAAGCTTTCTCTTCCGATGGAAAAGCCTGATATTCTTGATTTTCTTGTCAAAAAGAAGGTTGAGGTTGAAACAAAGGTTAAAAGTCCCTTTATTGATATTCTTTTAGGTTATCTTCCCTGGCTTTTAGTTTTTCTTGGAATATGGTTTTTATTTTTTAGACAGATTCAGGCTGGGAATTCAAAAGCCTTTTCCTTTATAAAGGTAAGGGCAAAGTTGATAACAGATAAAAAACCAGATGTAACCTTTAATGATGTAGCAGGTTGTGATGAGGCAAAGGAGGAGTTAAAAGAAGTTGTTGAATTTTTAAAGAGTCCCCAGAAATTTCAGAAATTGGGAGCCAAGATTCCAAAGGGAGTATTACTTGTTGGACCACCTGGAACAGGTAAGACACTTCTTGCAAGAGCTGTTGCTGGAGAAGCAGGAGTTCCTTTTCTTTCAATATCAGGTTCTGACTTTGTTGAATTATTTGTTGGTGTTGGTGCAGCAAGGGTAAGGGATTTATTTGAACAGGCGAGGAAAAATGCTCCCTGTATTATATTTATTGATGAGATTGATGCAGTTGGAAGGTTAAGAGGAGCAGGTTTGGGTGGTGGTCATGATGAAAGGGAACAAACTTTAAATCAGATTCTTGTTGAAATGGACGGATTTGATCCAAGGGAAGGAATAATTGTTATGGCTGCTACCAATAGACCTGATATTTTAGACCCCGCCCTTTTGAGACCTGGAAGATTTGATAGAAGAATAGTCCTTCCTATTCCTGATGTAAAGGGAAGGGAAGAGATAATAAAAATACATTCGAAAAATAAACCTCTTGGAGAGGATGTTGATTTTGGAGTTATTGCGAAGGGAACACCTGGTTTTTCCGGTGCTGATCTTGCAAATCTTGTTAATGAAGCAGCACTCTTAGCAGCAAGGAAGGGAAAGGAAAAAATTACAATGGAAGACTTTGAAGAGGCAAAGGATAAAATTTTGATGGGTGTTGCAAGGAAAAGTATGGTCCTTTCACAAAGAGAAAGGGAGCAGGTTGCTTATCATGAATCAGGACATGCAATTTTATCAGTTCTTTTGCCAAATGCGGACCCAATTCATAAAGTTACAATAATTCCGAGGGGTCAAGCTCTTGGAGTTACACAGCAGCTTCCAAAGGATGATAGGCACATTTATCCAAAGGAATATCTCCTTGACCAGTTAACAGTTTTAATGGGAGGTAGAGTGGCTGAAAAAATTGTTTTTAATACCCTTTCAACAGGAGCAGCAAATGATATAGAAATGGCAACCCAGATAGCAAGGAAAATGGTAGGAGAGTGGGGAATGAGTGAGAAAATTGGACCTGTTTCTTTTGCAAAAGAGGATGAGGAAATATTCTTAGGGAGAGAACTCTCGCTCAAAAGAGGAATTAGTGAAAAGATAAGTGAAATGATTGATGAGGAAGTAAAAAGAATTGTAGAGGAGGCTGAAAAAAGGGCGGAAGAGATTTTAAGGAGTAAAGTAAATGCCCTTAATAAACTGGCACAGGTTCTACTTGAAAAAGAAGTTCTTGATTCTGAAGAAGTTAAAAAAATTGTAAATGAAAATTGA
- the hpt gene encoding hypoxanthine phosphoribosyltransferase: protein MEIILKEKEIKKRVKEIARILKKEYKDKNPVLIGVLKGGFVFLADLVREMGIDCTLEFIRLSSYGKKSKIKAEDVRIMWDLPIDIEGRDVILIEDIVDTGHTLKFLKNDILKRKPRSLKIVVFLDKYERREVNLDVDIIGFKVPNKFLVGYGLDYNEKFRYFKDVYGLTEEEIERYGK from the coding sequence ATGGAAATAATTTTAAAGGAAAAAGAAATTAAAAAAAGGGTTAAGGAAATTGCAAGGATTTTAAAAAAGGAATATAAGGATAAAAATCCTGTGCTTATAGGAGTTTTAAAAGGTGGTTTTGTGTTTCTTGCTGACCTTGTAAGGGAAATGGGTATAGATTGCACACTTGAATTTATAAGGCTTTCAAGTTACGGAAAAAAGTCAAAAATAAAAGCAGAGGATGTAAGAATAATGTGGGATCTCCCCATTGATATTGAAGGTAGGGATGTTATACTTATTGAGGATATTGTGGATACAGGTCATACTCTTAAATTTCTAAAAAATGATATTTTGAAAAGAAAACCAAGGTCATTAAAAATAGTTGTATTTCTTGATAAGTATGAAAGGAGGGAAGTTAATTTGGATGTTGATATAATAGGTTTTAAAGTTCCAAATAAATTTCTTGTGGGTTATGGTCTTGATTATAACGAAAAATTCAGGTATTTTAAAGATGTATATGGACTCACAGAAGAAGAAATTGAAAGGTATGGAAAATGA
- the tilS gene encoding tRNA lysidine(34) synthetase TilS encodes MKNLKNFEIPEEVFEAIESFDLIEKKDRILISYSGGPDSTFLTYVLLNLKKKFFLEISLFYLFHKLEGSLPPEKARDFASNLGLKIFIFEEDIKKFAKDNKLNIEEAGRVKRYTLLSEVSEKEGFNKIATAHTLNDALETFLLRFLREGFSLLNPPIKPKYKKLIRPLILIPRDKIIKILKNNDISYHIDIENYTLQRTRNKIRHILIPEIFREFNFSLSKFKKFYIRIIEESNFYEENIKKEIKEYVEEKTPFFMRINREKIIASSSFKKRELLKNILFEFGFEEELKREMLLNIEEILDKGGKIEIKKDLFFVSKGDYVLFMKKIPNFEIPLREGEYEIIKGLRVKVEINDKEGFLPLYLLNEAKLRFRKPCDLIDIEGKKDLKLKKFFENKKVPFYLRDYILVLEYKGKIVWIEGFKPFIKGKDLKIEVLKWK; translated from the coding sequence ATGAAGAATTTAAAGAATTTTGAGATTCCGGAGGAAGTTTTTGAAGCAATTGAAAGTTTTGATTTAATTGAAAAAAAAGATAGGATTTTAATTTCCTATTCAGGTGGACCTGATTCCACTTTTTTAACCTATGTTCTTTTAAATTTAAAAAAAAAATTTTTTCTTGAAATTTCACTTTTTTATTTATTTCACAAACTTGAAGGCAGTTTACCCCCTGAAAAAGCAAGAGATTTTGCCTCTAATTTAGGTTTAAAAATTTTTATATTTGAGGAAGATATAAAAAAATTTGCAAAAGATAATAAGTTGAATATAGAGGAAGCAGGAAGAGTTAAAAGATATACTTTACTTAGCGAAGTCTCAGAAAAAGAGGGTTTTAATAAAATTGCAACAGCCCACACCTTAAACGATGCCCTTGAAACTTTTCTTTTAAGATTTTTGAGGGAAGGTTTTTCTCTTTTAAATCCACCTATAAAACCAAAATATAAGAAATTAATAAGACCCCTAATTTTAATACCAAGGGATAAAATTATAAAGATTTTAAAAAATAATGATATTTCCTACCACATAGACATTGAAAATTACACTCTTCAAAGAACAAGAAATAAAATAAGGCATATTTTAATTCCTGAAATTTTTAGAGAATTTAATTTTTCTCTATCAAAGTTTAAGAAGTTTTATATAAGAATAATTGAAGAAAGTAATTTTTATGAAGAAAATATAAAGAAGGAAATTAAAGAATATGTTGAGGAAAAAACTCCTTTTTTTATGAGAATAAATAGGGAAAAAATTATAGCGAGTTCTTCTTTTAAAAAAAGAGAATTGTTGAAGAATATTTTATTTGAATTTGGTTTTGAAGAGGAATTAAAAAGGGAAATGCTTTTAAATATAGAAGAAATTCTTGATAAAGGAGGTAAAATTGAAATTAAAAAGGATTTATTTTTTGTTTCAAAGGGAGATTATGTTCTTTTTATGAAAAAAATACCTAATTTTGAAATTCCCTTGAGAGAAGGGGAATATGAGATAATAAAAGGTTTAAGGGTAAAAGTTGAAATAAATGATAAGGAAGGTTTTTTACCTTTGTATCTTTTAAATGAGGCAAAGTTAAGATTTAGAAAGCCTTGTGACCTTATTGATATTGAAGGTAAAAAGGATTTAAAATTAAAAAAATTTTTTGAAAATAAAAAGGTCCCTTTCTATTTAAGGGATTATATTTTAGTTCTTGAATATAAGGGAAAAATTGTATGGATTGAAGGTTTTAAACCTTTTATCAAGGGAAAGGACTTAAAAATTGAGGTTCTAAAATGGAAATAA
- a CDS encoding adenylosuccinate synthase, translating to MNSKFLAIIGLQWGDEGKGKIIDALRNEYKIGIRFQGGANAGHTVYRNGDKIVLHQIPSSILCPDKKALISCGCVLDPEALINEIENLNKKNISVKGRLFIDERTPIVFSFHKEEDILEEDKKKEHKIGTTGRGIGPAYRDLIARKALKIGEFKNKDLAFKKFKELWEFASEIRGARFGRPMIPCEELFEKYNEYFFKIKEFLTDGILFIKEKEEKGEVMLFEGAQGALLDTCLGTYPYVTSSHTVSGSISLSTGVAPWKIKRIIGVFKCYNTRVGEGPFPTEEKGEVGEYLREKGEEYGATTGRPRRCGWLDLPLLRYAIRIVGATELVITKIDVLRGLEKIKVCVEYELNGKRLKFPPALPFELYEVKPVYKEFSSFEPDLNDKNLREFLFFIERETGLKIKYVSASKDEEFKEF from the coding sequence ATGAACTCAAAATTCCTTGCAATTATAGGTCTTCAATGGGGAGATGAAGGAAAGGGAAAAATTATAGATGCCCTTAGAAATGAGTATAAAATAGGAATTAGATTCCAGGGAGGAGCAAATGCAGGACATACTGTATATAGAAATGGAGATAAAATAGTTCTTCATCAGATTCCCTCCAGTATACTCTGTCCAGATAAAAAAGCTTTAATCTCCTGTGGGTGTGTTCTTGATCCTGAAGCACTTATAAATGAGATTGAAAATTTAAATAAAAAAAATATTTCTGTAAAAGGAAGACTTTTTATAGACGAAAGAACTCCAATTGTTTTTAGTTTTCATAAAGAAGAGGATATTTTAGAGGAGGATAAAAAAAAAGAACACAAAATAGGAACAACTGGAAGGGGCATAGGACCTGCTTATAGGGATCTAATTGCAAGGAAGGCATTAAAAATAGGAGAGTTTAAAAACAAGGATTTAGCCTTTAAAAAATTTAAGGAATTGTGGGAATTTGCAAGTGAGATAAGGGGTGCAAGATTTGGAAGACCGATGATTCCCTGTGAGGAGCTCTTTGAAAAATATAATGAGTATTTTTTTAAAATTAAGGAATTTTTAACAGATGGTATTCTTTTTATAAAGGAAAAGGAAGAAAAAGGGGAAGTAATGCTTTTTGAAGGTGCTCAAGGGGCTCTTCTTGATACTTGTCTTGGAACTTATCCCTATGTAACATCTTCTCATACAGTCTCTGGGTCAATTTCTCTATCGACAGGTGTTGCACCATGGAAAATAAAAAGAATAATAGGAGTTTTTAAATGTTATAATACAAGGGTGGGGGAAGGACCGTTTCCAACAGAGGAAAAGGGTGAAGTGGGAGAGTATTTAAGGGAGAAAGGAGAGGAATACGGAGCAACAACAGGTAGGCCGAGAAGATGTGGATGGCTTGACCTTCCTCTTTTAAGATATGCGATAAGAATAGTTGGGGCGACAGAGCTTGTAATTACAAAAATAGATGTTTTAAGAGGTTTAGAAAAGATAAAAGTTTGCGTTGAGTATGAGCTTAATGGTAAAAGACTTAAATTTCCTCCTGCTTTGCCTTTTGAACTATATGAAGTAAAACCTGTATACAAGGAATTTAGTAGTTTCGAACCTGATTTAAATGATAAAAATTTGCGAGAATTCCTATTCTTTATTGAAAGGGAGACAGGTTTAAAAATTAAGTATGTATCCGCATCAAAGGATGAAGAATTTAAAGAATTTTGA